From the genome of Nicotiana sylvestris chromosome 2, ASM39365v2, whole genome shotgun sequence, one region includes:
- the LOC138885744 gene encoding uncharacterized protein, giving the protein MLIALRAKRKLGFIDGSCTKSQFTEDLGEDWERVNATVLTWIMNTDEYGSLIPSLLVTTGTREYIEHLEQQRLFQFLMGLNESYGAIRSQILLQSPSPLVSRAFAMLINEENQRKFYVSNSHISLANKMNESTVFMSTRGNQSKFKRQNDLYCDYCHFKGHSKDTCYKLHGYPLGYKGKR; this is encoded by the exons ATGTTGATTGCGTTGCGAGCGAAGAGGAAATTAGGGTTTATTGATGGAAGTTGTACAAAGTCTCAGTTCACTGAAGATTTGGGCGAGGACTGGGAGAGAGTTAATGCAACAGTGTTGACATGGATCATGAACACT GATGAATATGGTTCTCTTATACCCTCACTCCTAGTTACTACTGGTACAAGAGAATATATCGAACATTTAGAACAACAAAGACTTTTTCAGTTCTTAATGGGATTAAATGAATCATATGGAGCAATTAGAAGTCAAATTCTGCTGCAATCTCCATCACCTTTAGTCAGTCGTGCATTTGCAATGTTAATAAATGAGGAGAATCAAAGAAAATTCTATGTGTCTAACTCTCATATTAGCTTAGCAAATAAAATGAATGAATCTACAGTTTTCATGAGTACAAGAGGAAATCAGTCAAAGTTTAAAAGGCAAAATGATTTGTATTGTGATTATTGCCACTTCAAGGGTCACTCAAAGGATACTTGTTACAAGTTACATGGATATCCACTTGGATACAAAGGAAAAAGATAA